DNA sequence from the Methylomonas albis genome:
AAAGGCGAAAAAGTGGAGCTGGACGAATTCTGTTTTGAGGTGTTGCGGGCCGATAATCGGCGGGTGCATTTACTGAAACTGAAGATCAAATAGGCTTGTCCGGGGCGTTTGCGCTGGAAGTCTGCTGTATTAGTAGTTCCTCGAACGCATTGGCAGACAGGGGTCTGGAGAATAAATAGCCCTGCCCATAGTCGCAGTCGGCATCGAGTAGTAGTTGGCGTTGTTGTTCGGTTTCTATGCCTTCCGCGATTACCTTCATGCCCAGCTTGTGCGCCATCACGATAATCGCTTCGCAGAGAATCTTGTCGCTGGAATCCGGCGACAAATTGCCGACAAAAGACTGATCTATTTTCAGATAATCGATATCGAATTTCTTCAGGTAAGCCAGCGACGAATAGCCGGTGCCGAAATCGTCCAGCGATACTTGGATGCCGGCATCTCTAAATGCCAGTAGTTGATCCTTCACTACATTGCTGGCGTCCAACAGCAAGCCCTCTGTAATTTCCGCTACGATGCTTTCTCCAGGTAGCTCAAGGGTTTGCAAATGTTCCAGCCAAGTTTGGCGGGAATGGCCTTCGTAGAATTGTACCGGCGATTTGTTGACGCTGATTTGGAAATCCGGATGGTAGCGCGAACGCCACTGTTTTACCTGACTCGCCGCTTGTTTAAACACCCAGTCACCGATCTCGGCAATCAGGCCTATATCTTCGGCAATATGTACAAATTCTGCGGGGCTGACCATGCCGCGCGTTGGGTGTTGCCAGCGTATTAACGCTTCGGCTTTGTGAATGGCTCCCGAGCCAAGCTCCACGACCGGCTGATAATACACTTCAAACTGGTCGGTCTCCAAAGCATGGCGCAAATCCTCGGCAATCAGCATGCGTGTTTGCGCGGCTTCCTGCATTGATGGTGTGAAATAACAATAGCGATTCCGGCCCTGGTGTTTGGCAGCGTACATTGCCTGGTCTGCGTTTTTGATCAAGGCATCGATTCTCTCGGCGTCCTTGGGGTATAGCGTAATACCGATACTGGCCGAGACGTAGGCCACTTTGGTTTTCAGTTGAAATGGCTCGGCCAGTCTTTGCAGGATGTTTTTGACCACGCGTTCCAAGTTGTCGGCATCCTCCAGTTCGCCGAGGATAACGGTGAATTCGTCGCCACCCAATCTGGCAACAGTATCCGAATCGCGCACGCAACGCAGCAATCGTTGCGATGCGTCTTTTAGTAATAAATCTCCCATATCGTGCCCTAGGGTATCGTTAATTTCCTTGAAACGGTCCAGATCAAGCAATATCAACGCCACCTGTAAGCCACTGCGATGCGCCTTTTTGATTTCTTGGTCTAGTCTGTCATGGAACATCCGACGGTTGGGCAGGCCGGTGAGTGGATCAAAATTAGCCTGGTTCCAGATTAGTTCTTCCGATTGTTTCTTTTGCGTGATGTCGGAAAATAGCGCGACGCGCCGTTGCGGTAAGCCATCCGCGCTAAATATGGTGTTAATGGTCAGTTGTTCCGCGAATATCTCACCGTTTTTTCGGCGATTCCAAATTTCGCCTTTCCAATGGCCGCTGCTATTAATGGCTTGCCACATCGCTTGGTAAAACTGCTCGCCTTGCCGTTCCGAATTCAGAATATTATGGTTTTTACCGATGACTTCATCCAAGGTGTAGCCGGTCAAGTCGGTGAAGGCCGGGTTCACATTGAGAATCATGCCTTGAGCGTCTGTGACCGCCATAGCCTCACTACTGTTTTGGTACACTAAAGAGGCCAATTGCAGTTCTTCATTACTGCGGCTGCGGTCGATTGCGATGCCGGCCAGATGTGAAGCCTGTTCAATCATCTGAATATCGTCGGCGCCCGGTGCTGCGGGTTGTCGCTGGTAAATAGCGAAAGTACCCAATAATTGGCCGGACGCGCCACGGATCGGCTCCGACCAGCATGCTCCTAAGCCGGCCTGAGCCGCAAGCTCGGTAAAAGGCCCCCAATAAGTGTGGTTCTGAATATCTTCAACAATGACCCGTTGGCCGAAGTAAGCGGCTGTGCCGCAGGAGCCAATACCGGGGCCTATGTATAAGCCGTCTACGGCGGCGTTGTAGAAGTCGGGCAATCGCGGTGCCGCCCCAATAAATAATCGGTTGCCTTCGCTATTCAATAGCAAAATCGAACAAAGTAAGTCCGGATTTTGCGTTTCCACTCCCCACACGACGGCTTGCAGGATTTCCGGCAGTGCTGAGCCTTTGGATAGCAATTCCAGTACGTGGTTATGGGCGCGTTCGCGATTCGCCGCTTGTTGACGGTCGCTGATATCCATGGCAATGCCGATGATACCGACAGTATCTTTATTGATGTCCTGCAATTGAGTTCGGGTTATCTGTATGGTGTGTCGTTTGCCGTCGGTAAATTTTATGTGCTCGAGGGATTGATGCGGTTGATTTGCTTGCGCCAAACATTCTTGATCGGCGCTTAAAAATCGGGCCGCGGTCTCCGCACCGAACAGTTCGGCCAATTGCTCGTTAGCAATGAAGCGGGCTTCAGGCAGGCCAAGGGCGTCGCAAAAGGTATGGTTTACAAACAAAAAACGCCTGTTGAGGTCGGCCAACCAAATGCCGACTGGTGCGTTGTCGAGAATGGCATGCAACTTAGCTTCCGAGGCGTGCAACTCAGCTACCTGCGAATTTAATTGGTCAGTCATCGACATGAAGCTATTGGCCAGGTAGCCGATCTCGTCGTTACGATGCGTGGGTAAGCCGGTTAGCGGGGTACCTAGCTTAAATTGCCCAATCGCGCTAGTCATCGAGTTTAGCGGCTTGGCCAGCACTCGAGCTAATATTAGCGAAATCACACTTGCCAGCAGGCTGAACAACAAGGTAATTTCAATGACCCCCATGCCTAGCGCCTTGCTTTCGACTAATACGTTTTGTAAGGGTGTATACAAGCCCAGCAATACGAAGCGGCCGCTGCTTGCCGAACCCAACGGCAGCTTTACAAAAGCGGCTAGAGACGACGCAGCCAGACTTTGCGTATCACTAGTCGCGAATACCGAATGCTCTTGTTTACCTGCCAGAATCGTTTTTATGTCAGGAATATCATCCTGAATCAGAAAGCTGCGGCCGCTCTCAAACCCAAAGGTCTTTGCGCCGTCGGGGTGAATCAAGTAATCCCCTCGGTCGTTACTGAGCAATAACTTGATATCGTCCGGAATATTGCTGCGGACTTGCTCGAACAAGCCGTCCAAGTCGACATTGATTACGGTCACGGCGATAGTGAGGTTCGCCGATTTTATCGGCATCGCTACCCGCAGTGTGGGTTTGCCAAACCCCATGTGGGTACCTAATTCTTGGTTTAAATTGATTTCGGAAACGTAGTATTGTTCAGCGGGTAGCGGCACGGTTTCGAATACGTAAGGAAAATGGTTTTTCTCTTGCAATTGTGCTTCGGCAATGACTTTGGGCTTGTCTTGGTCTCTATCGACTCTGACCAATTCCTTGCCGTAATGCTGGGTGTCGATCAAACGGATTTGACTGTATTCGGGGTGGGCGTTTAGTAGGCTAACAAAAATCTCAGCTAATTGAATTTTGCGTGTCGGCAAGTCAGCGCTAGGCCCAGCCGAAGCAATATCGGCGCTGACCGGCAGATTGGCCAGCAATTTAACATTGCTGGCGGTATCTGCCAATGCGTCTGCAAAGCGGTGTCCCAAGCCTTGCGTGTCGTTGAGTAACTTTTCCTTGGCCGTTTTCACCAGCATGACACGGCTGCGGTCGTATACGTAATAACCGGTTAGGCCTGTCGATAGCGTACCCAGCAGTGCCAGCCAGAAACCCAGTTTGATGCCGATGCTGGAGCGCACTCAGAATGCCTCGGGTGCTTCGCCGGAAATGATTCTATCCCATAGCGTTTTGCGAGTTAGCGGATTGAGTGTCGGTTCCAACCAAATGATGGGATTGTTTTGGGTGCTGTCGGTTACTGACGCGGAAATGGTGTTTGCCAAACCGTGTTGCAGCGAAAGTCGTTCGCTGACCGTCTTTTCCAGGGTGTAATTAATCCATTTTTCCGCTAATTCCTGCTTTAGGCTATTGCGGCTAATGGCCCAGCAATCCAGCCATGCGAGTGCGCCTTCACGTGGAATGACATAGCCGATGTCCGCGCCTGCTTCGCGCAGGGCTTTCAGTTGTTGGGTACCGTAATTGCCGAAAATCAAGGCTATATCATACTTGGCGAAAAGCCGCGTTGCTTCTTCGGCGGTGGCGTAAAAGGTCAATACATTGCGGCGTAACTTGACCAGTTCGCGAGCGGTCTGTTGCAACTGAGGGGCTGTCATTCGAAACGGATTTGGCACACCCAACAATAAGCCGACCAAGGAAAAATTGTGATTGCTGGTGTTAAAAGCCAGTACGCGGCCCCGATAAGCTGCGTCCCACATGGCTGCCATGGATTGTGGCGCAGTCTTGACTAGTTTGCGGTTGTAGATCAGCCCCATTTCGGAGTAGGTATAAGGTATGGCATAAGTATCGTTCTGCCGTACCAAGCCGGGGATGGCTTGCAGGTTTTGGAAGCGGGGTAATTGCTGGGCGTGGTTAGGAATATTCGCCATGTTGATCGGTTTGCTTAGGCCTTGATCGATATAGCGCTGTAGTTCCGCGGTATTGACGGCAAACACGTCATAGCTGCCGCTATTAATTTTCTGCCAAAGGTCGTCGTCCGAGGTTACCAGGGTTCGTTCTATTGTGGCGTCGAAGCGTTGTTCGAATGCCGAAACGACTTCATTGTCGGCGTACCCGTCCCAAGTTAGCACCCGCAGAGTTTCTTTGGCGGACACCCAGTTGGATGTAGCCAGACATATAATCGTTAGAAAATATGTAAGTGCGGTCGCGTAACGTTTGGCAATGATGCTCATAGGGCTGTTCATGAATACGTCGGGCCATCATAACCAATTAGTGTGTGCTTTCCGCCAATTGCGATATTCATATTATGTTGCCGCGCACAAATCCAGAAAATAATTTCGTGAGTATGCGGGGGTAGGATTATTTAGTTGGTAGTCGCAGGCTTGTGTTTGCCTGGTCAGAATTAATCCGCTTGATCGACTTTGATCAGAATGCGTAAAACATTTTGCCGGGTGCCGTGGTTAAAACTGTTGAAGCCGCGATCAGCGGATTGTTCGGTTTCGGCATTGCCGGCAAGTTCCACCCATTCGCCGAGATTGGCGCGTAAAGTGGTGCGAGCGGATTGGGTTTCGATATGGCCGTTGCGCTGAAAGCTATCCGCCCACGGCTCGACATCGAGAATGACTTGGTTGCCGGTCAAGCGCGGGGTAACAGCGAAGCCGGTACTGGCTTCAATCATCTGGGTATTCGTACTCACAGAATTACCGTAACCATATCCCGAGTTGTATACGCTGTAACTTTGCACCGGCCGTACCTCACCGGTTTTGATATGGGCCGCTTGGCCTTCCAGGGTACGTAATTGCTGATGCTGTTGGCGGTTTTGCAAATCCTCAGTGTTGCCGGTCATGCCGCGCATACGAACCCGGTTCGGCGCGGCGGTAATTGCCGCTTCGGCGTTCAATTCGGCGGCGGTTTTGCTGCTGGTTTGCAAAACGCTGATTAATAAATTGCTAAGCCGGGCATCGAGTTTTTGGATGAGCGCCCTAATTTTGCCGAGTTTGGCTGGATTGGTTTTCACGATCAGGCTGGAGCCATTTTCAACCACGCGATCTTCGGCGTCCAGTAAGGGTGCTAGTAAAGCTTGTACTTCAGCGGCGGGACGGTTGACGAGCGGGATGACTTCCATCGCCGACTCGTCAGCCACTGCGAGGCCGGCTCTCAATATCAGGCCGGCCAACCAGGCTTTAGATTTCATTGTAAAGCGCTAGGTACTGATTCGCGCTGTTTCGCCAGGAGAAATCCTTGACCATCGCGTTGTGCTGAATTTGCCGCCAGACCGGTTGATTGTGGAATAACACCAGGCTGCGTTTGATGGCTTCTATCAATGCTGCCGCCGAGGTATCGTTAAACGAAATACCGCTGGCTGTGCCGTTGGCAATGCTTTCCGGCAACGCATCGACGACCGTGTCCGCCAAACCGCCGGTTTTTCTGACGATAGGTATCGTGCCATAGCATTGGCTATACATCTGGTTTAAGCCGCAAGGTTCGAAGCGCGACGGCATCAGAAAAATGTCCGCACCGGCTTCGATTTGATGCGCCAAACGCTCGTCATAGCCGATGGTGATGGAAACTCTTTCCGGGTAAAGGCGGGCAAATTCCTGTAAGCGGTATTCGATGCTTTTGTCGCCACTGCCCAGTAAGGCAAATTGCAAGGGTAGGGTGGTCATCTCCTGTAGGCAGCTCAATACCAGATCGATACCTTTTTGCTCGACAAGTCTGCCTATCAAACCAAACAGTGGAATTTCCGGATCGACCGGTAAACCTAACTGTTGTTGCAAGGCGGCCTTATTGACTTGCTTGCCTTCTAGCGTGTCAGCACTGAAGGGTTGGGCTATATAGTCATCATTGGCAGGATTCCAAACCGCAATGTCGATGCCGTTCAGAATGCCGCGCAGATGATTTTGTTTGTGCGCCAATAGGCCTTCTAATCCATAGCCGAACTCCGCTGTCTGGATTTCCTGAGCATAAGTGGGGCTCACTGTGGTAATGCGATCTGAATAACTCAGACCACCCTTGATAAACGACAGCATGCCGTGGAATTCCAGACCGTCCGGATGCAGCAATTGTCCTGGCAGATTCAATTGGGCGTAGGTGTTGCCAGGGAATAGGCCTTGGTAAGCCATATTATGGATGGTGAAAATTGTCGCAGGCGGATTGGGCTCCAGGGACAGCAAAGCCGGCACCAAACCGGTTTGCCAGTCATTGCAATGCACGATGTCGGCGTACCAATTTAGATAAGCCCGGTTGGTCGCCACTTCCACGATAATGCGGCAGAACAGCGCAAATCGTTCGCCGATATTCGGCCAGGGGCGGCCGGATTCATCAAGATACGGGTTGCCGGGAAAATTGAAGAACGGCGGATAATCCACCAGCCAGACTATGACGTCGCTGTCCGGTAGGCGGGTTTCCAATAGATTCACGTCGCAATTATTGACGCGTATGGTGCATAGGTAGCGACCGGGCTCACAGTTCTTGATGCCCTGGTAATTAGGCATGATGATGCGCACGTCCTGGCCTAATTCGGCCAGGGCTAAAGGCAGGCTGCCGGCGACATCCGCCAGGCCGCCGGTTTTGATCAAGGGATGGGTTTCGCTGCTCGCGAACAGAATTTTTTTCATGACGATTAAAAACTACATTTTCAAAATAATGCCGGCCAGGGGCGGCAAGGTGACGGAAATGGAGTGGTCTTGATTCATCCACGGTTGCGGTTCGGACAGCACTGCGCCGTTGCCGGTGTTGCTGCCATCGTAATACTCCGAATCCGAGTTGAAAATTTCGTAGTAAGTGCCGGGATTGGGCACACCGATCCGATAACTTTCGCGTGGCACCGGAGTGAAGTTCAGAATCACGATCAGATCTTCATGCGCCGATTTGCGTCGGTAGCTGATGATCGATTGCTGATAGTCGTGGCAATCGATCCATTCGAAACCGTGGTGATCGAAATCGTAGCGGTACAGCGCTGCGTGGCTGGAATAGAGTTTATTCAAATCCTTAACCAGGGTTTGCAGGCCTTTGTGATGCGGATAATCCAAAACGTACCAATCCAAGGTGCGGTTGCAACTCCACTCGGTGCCTTGGCCAAATTCACAGCCCATAAACAACAGTTTCTTACCCGGATAGGTAAACATCATCGTGTACAGCAAGCGCAGATTGGCAAAACGTTGCCATTCGTCGCCAGGCATTTTATTCAACATCGAGCCTTTGCCGTGTACCACTTCGTCGTGCGAAAACGGCAGTACGAAGTTTTCGGTAAACGCATACAACAGGCCGAAGGTCAGCGAATCGTGATGGTAGGAGCGATGAATGGGTTGCTCCTGCATGTAATGCAGAATGTCGTGCATCCAACCCATATTCCACTTCATCGAGAAACCCAAGCCGCCGGTCCAGGTCGGGCGGGTCACTTGCGGCCAGGAAGTGGATTCTTCGGCCATGATCACGGTGCCGGGATGTTGCTCGTGGGTGACGGTATTCATATGGCGCAGGAAGTCGATGGCTTCCAGGTTTTCGTTGCCGCCGTACATATTCGGGATCCAGTCGTTGGCGTCGCGGGAATAATCCAGATACAACATCGACGCCACCGCATCGACACGCAGACCGTCAAGATGGAATTCCTCCAGCCAGAAGAAGGCGCTGGACAGCAGGAAGTTTTTGACTTCATTGCGGCTGTAGTTGTAAATCAGTGTGCCCCAGTCACGGTGTTCGCCTTTGCGCGGGTCTTCGTGTTCGTAAAGCGGCGTACCGTCGAAACGGCCCAGTGCGAAACTGTCTTTGGGGAAATGGGCTGGGACCCAGTCCAAAATCACGCCGATGTTGTTCTGATGGCAATGGTCGACGAAATAGCGGAAATCATCCGGTGTGCCGTGACGGCTGGTAGGCGCAAAATAACCGGTGGTTTGGTAGCCCCAGGAGATGTCCAGCGGGTGTTCGGTAACCGGTAATAACTCGATGTGGGTAAAGCCTAACTCTTTGACGTAATCGACCAATTGCTCGGCCAGTTCCCGGTAGTTCAGGAAGTTGCCGCGATGATCGCGTCGCCAGGAGCCCAGATGCACTTCATAGATTGACATCGGCTGATGTAGCCAGTCGTGTTGTGGACGCTGATCCATCCAGCTGCCGTCTTGCCAAGTATAGCTGTCTTCGGCAGTGACGATCGCCGCAGTTTGCGGACGGAATTCGAATTGCTGGCCGTAAGGATCGGTTTTTACCAACAGTTGGCCGGTGTGGCGATTCAGAATCTCAAACTTGTATAGGCAGCCGACAGACAAGCCGGGAATGAAAATTTCCCAGATACCGCTGCTGCCCAAGCTACGCATCGGATGGCAGCGACCATCCCAACGATTGAATTCGCCGACCACGCTAACCCGCTGTGCATTAGGCGCCCAGACCGCGAAATGCACGCCGGGAACATCGGCTACGCTGTGTAGATGCGCGCCGAGCTTTTGATAGATGTGCCAATGCCGGCCTTCCGCGAACAGATGCTGGTCGAACTCGGGTAGTACCGGGCCGAAGCAGTATGGGTCATACTGTTGATGATCATGTCCGTCCTTATCCGTCCAAAACAATTGGTAATGCTCGGCGATCGATGTCTTGCCGGGGTGATGTTCGAAAAAATCGGTGTCGGGAATACGAGAAAATTCAGGGCCTTTGGGGCTATTGATTCGCACGGTTTCCGCATAGGGCAAATACACTCTGATGGCATTATCGCTGCCTTGGCCATGACGGCCCAGCACGCCGAAAGGATCGTGATGCTTTGCTTCGGTGAGTTTTAATAGTTCTGAATCAAGCGTGTTGGATTTGCTTGGCTTGTTCATTTTGCAATGCCTCAGTTATAGTTAGTTATCGGTTGGCAGGGATAGCAATTTTGGTAATGACCGACATTTCAGCATCAAATCGCTTGAGTTTTTACTTTTCCGTGAAGAGTAACGATAATGGCTCTACGCGGCAAGTGGCAGGTCGAGAAATCTGTTAAATGTCGGTTGAAGTCGGATTTTGGCGGTACAGCTTATTTAATTGAAAGAGGATACACATGTCAGTCGTCGATACACACCAAACGGAGAGACGGGTCAATGATTTAACCCGCAACACCATCGCCTTAATTCTGGCTGGCGGCCGCGGCTCGCGGCTGAAGGACATGACCGATTGGCGCGCTAAGCCGGCGGTACCGTTTGGTGGTAAATTCCGTATCATCGACTTTCCTCTGTCCAATTGTATTAATTCCGATATTCGTAAGATCGGCGTGCTGACCCAGTACAAGGCTGACTCGCTGATCCGTCATATTCAGCAGGGCTGGGGGTTTTTGCGTGGCGAGTTTGGTGAATACGTCGATTTGATGCCGGCGCAACAGCGACATGACGAAGACTCATGGTATCAAGGCACCGCCGATGCAATTTATCAAAACATCGACATCTTGCGGGCCCGTAATCCTGAGTTTGTATTGGTATTGGCCGGCGATCATATCTACAAAATGGACTATTCGGTGATGTTGGCCGATCACGTTGCCAACAAGGCGGATCTGACTATCGGTTGTATCGAAGTCTCGTTGGAAGATGCCAAAGCGTTCGGCGTAATGCACGTGGACGAAAACCGTCGGGTTAAGGCGTTTGTGGAAAAGCCTGAGAATCCACCGGTCATGCC
Encoded proteins:
- a CDS encoding EAL domain-containing protein; translated protein: MRSSIGIKLGFWLALLGTLSTGLTGYYVYDRSRVMLVKTAKEKLLNDTQGLGHRFADALADTASNVKLLANLPVSADIASAGPSADLPTRKIQLAEIFVSLLNAHPEYSQIRLIDTQHYGKELVRVDRDQDKPKVIAEAQLQEKNHFPYVFETVPLPAEQYYVSEINLNQELGTHMGFGKPTLRVAMPIKSANLTIAVTVINVDLDGLFEQVRSNIPDDIKLLLSNDRGDYLIHPDGAKTFGFESGRSFLIQDDIPDIKTILAGKQEHSVFATSDTQSLAASSLAAFVKLPLGSASSGRFVLLGLYTPLQNVLVESKALGMGVIEITLLFSLLASVISLILARVLAKPLNSMTSAIGQFKLGTPLTGLPTHRNDEIGYLANSFMSMTDQLNSQVAELHASEAKLHAILDNAPVGIWLADLNRRFLFVNHTFCDALGLPEARFIANEQLAELFGAETAARFLSADQECLAQANQPHQSLEHIKFTDGKRHTIQITRTQLQDINKDTVGIIGIAMDISDRQQAANRERAHNHVLELLSKGSALPEILQAVVWGVETQNPDLLCSILLLNSEGNRLFIGAAPRLPDFYNAAVDGLYIGPGIGSCGTAAYFGQRVIVEDIQNHTYWGPFTELAAQAGLGACWSEPIRGASGQLLGTFAIYQRQPAAPGADDIQMIEQASHLAGIAIDRSRSNEELQLASLVYQNSSEAMAVTDAQGMILNVNPAFTDLTGYTLDEVIGKNHNILNSERQGEQFYQAMWQAINSSGHWKGEIWNRRKNGEIFAEQLTINTIFSADGLPQRRVALFSDITQKKQSEELIWNQANFDPLTGLPNRRMFHDRLDQEIKKAHRSGLQVALILLDLDRFKEINDTLGHDMGDLLLKDASQRLLRCVRDSDTVARLGGDEFTVILGELEDADNLERVVKNILQRLAEPFQLKTKVAYVSASIGITLYPKDAERIDALIKNADQAMYAAKHQGRNRYCYFTPSMQEAAQTRMLIAEDLRHALETDQFEVYYQPVVELGSGAIHKAEALIRWQHPTRGMVSPAEFVHIAEDIGLIAEIGDWVFKQAASQVKQWRSRYHPDFQISVNKSPVQFYEGHSRQTWLEHLQTLELPGESIVAEITEGLLLDASNVVKDQLLAFRDAGIQVSLDDFGTGYSSLAYLKKFDIDYLKIDQSFVGNLSPDSSDKILCEAIIVMAHKLGMKVIAEGIETEQQRQLLLDADCDYGQGYLFSRPLSANAFEELLIQQTSSANAPDKPI
- a CDS encoding extracellular solute-binding protein; this encodes MNSPMSIIAKRYATALTYFLTIICLATSNWVSAKETLRVLTWDGYADNEVVSAFEQRFDATIERTLVTSDDDLWQKINSGSYDVFAVNTAELQRYIDQGLSKPINMANIPNHAQQLPRFQNLQAIPGLVRQNDTYAIPYTYSEMGLIYNRKLVKTAPQSMAAMWDAAYRGRVLAFNTSNHNFSLVGLLLGVPNPFRMTAPQLQQTARELVKLRRNVLTFYATAEEATRLFAKYDIALIFGNYGTQQLKALREAGADIGYVIPREGALAWLDCWAISRNSLKQELAEKWINYTLEKTVSERLSLQHGLANTISASVTDSTQNNPIIWLEPTLNPLTRKTLWDRIISGEAPEAF
- a CDS encoding type II and III secretion system protein, with protein sequence MKSKAWLAGLILRAGLAVADESAMEVIPLVNRPAAEVQALLAPLLDAEDRVVENGSSLIVKTNPAKLGKIRALIQKLDARLSNLLISVLQTSSKTAAELNAEAAITAAPNRVRMRGMTGNTEDLQNRQQHQQLRTLEGQAAHIKTGEVRPVQSYSVYNSGYGYGNSVSTNTQMIEASTGFAVTPRLTGNQVILDVEPWADSFQRNGHIETQSARTTLRANLGEWVELAGNAETEQSADRGFNSFNHGTRQNVLRILIKVDQAD
- the glgA gene encoding glycogen synthase GlgA, producing MKKILFASSETHPLIKTGGLADVAGSLPLALAELGQDVRIIMPNYQGIKNCEPGRYLCTIRVNNCDVNLLETRLPDSDVIVWLVDYPPFFNFPGNPYLDESGRPWPNIGERFALFCRIIVEVATNRAYLNWYADIVHCNDWQTGLVPALLSLEPNPPATIFTIHNMAYQGLFPGNTYAQLNLPGQLLHPDGLEFHGMLSFIKGGLSYSDRITTVSPTYAQEIQTAEFGYGLEGLLAHKQNHLRGILNGIDIAVWNPANDDYIAQPFSADTLEGKQVNKAALQQQLGLPVDPEIPLFGLIGRLVEQKGIDLVLSCLQEMTTLPLQFALLGSGDKSIEYRLQEFARLYPERVSITIGYDERLAHQIEAGADIFLMPSRFEPCGLNQMYSQCYGTIPIVRKTGGLADTVVDALPESIANGTASGISFNDTSAAALIEAIKRSLVLFHNQPVWRQIQHNAMVKDFSWRNSANQYLALYNEI
- the glgB gene encoding 1,4-alpha-glucan branching protein GlgB, translating into MNKPSKSNTLDSELLKLTEAKHHDPFGVLGRHGQGSDNAIRVYLPYAETVRINSPKGPEFSRIPDTDFFEHHPGKTSIAEHYQLFWTDKDGHDHQQYDPYCFGPVLPEFDQHLFAEGRHWHIYQKLGAHLHSVADVPGVHFAVWAPNAQRVSVVGEFNRWDGRCHPMRSLGSSGIWEIFIPGLSVGCLYKFEILNRHTGQLLVKTDPYGQQFEFRPQTAAIVTAEDSYTWQDGSWMDQRPQHDWLHQPMSIYEVHLGSWRRDHRGNFLNYRELAEQLVDYVKELGFTHIELLPVTEHPLDISWGYQTTGYFAPTSRHGTPDDFRYFVDHCHQNNIGVILDWVPAHFPKDSFALGRFDGTPLYEHEDPRKGEHRDWGTLIYNYSRNEVKNFLLSSAFFWLEEFHLDGLRVDAVASMLYLDYSRDANDWIPNMYGGNENLEAIDFLRHMNTVTHEQHPGTVIMAEESTSWPQVTRPTWTGGLGFSMKWNMGWMHDILHYMQEQPIHRSYHHDSLTFGLLYAFTENFVLPFSHDEVVHGKGSMLNKMPGDEWQRFANLRLLYTMMFTYPGKKLLFMGCEFGQGTEWSCNRTLDWYVLDYPHHKGLQTLVKDLNKLYSSHAALYRYDFDHHGFEWIDCHDYQQSIISYRRKSAHEDLIVILNFTPVPRESYRIGVPNPGTYYEIFNSDSEYYDGSNTGNGAVLSEPQPWMNQDHSISVTLPPLAGIILKM